Part of the Cellulomonas hominis genome, AGGTCTACGAGACGTTCGCCGCCGAGCACCCCGGCCGGGTCGCGGCCATCGCCGTCCGGGAGCTCTCGGTCACCGAGCAGGTGGCCGCCAACGGCCTGCCCGCGCCGACCCCCGCGACCCGGAGGGCGGTCGAGGACCTGGACGCGTCCGCGGTGGTCCTGGCGCGCGGCGCGGACGGCCGGGCCCTCGCGACGGAGCTGGAGCGCGCGGGGGTCATCTGACGCGCTGGTTGACCAGACCAGACCAGACCAGCGGGCGGACGCTGGAGCCCCGCGGCGCGGTCCGCACCCCGGGTGCGCTCCGTGGGCAGATCGAGGTCCCGGACGGCGCGCGCGACCTGACCGACGAGGAGCTCGAGGACTGGTACGGCCGGTGAGGGCGCTCGCCGACACGCACGTCCTGCTGTGGTGGCTCGCGGATGACGCGACGCTCGCGACGGTGGACGAGCGGCTCGCCGCGCACGACGACTGCACGATCTGACCGGGGGCTGATCCCGCCCCCACCGCACAAACCCCCCGCCGAGACAGGTCCGTTCCGCCGGGACAGGGCCCTGCACGGCCCTACCTCGGCGGTGGTGCGTCGGTCACCAGCCGTCGGGCAGCGGGCGGCCCTCGTCGTAGCCGGCGGCGGACTGGATGCCGACCGTCGCGCGCTCGGCGAACTCCTCCAGGCTCGTCGCGCCGACGTAGGTGCAGGAGGACCGCACGCCGGAGGTGATCCGGTCCAGCAGGTCCTCCACGCCCGGGCGGTCCGCGTCGAGGTACATCCGCGAGGAGGAGATGCCCTCCTCGTACAGGGCCTTGCGCGCCCGGTCGAACGCCGACCCGCCGCGGGTGCGCGCCGCGACGGCCCGCGCGGACGCCATGCCGAAGCTCTCCTTGTAGAGCCGGCCGTCGCCGTCGGCGTGCAGGTCGCCGGGGGACTCGTGCGTCCCGGCGAACCACGAGCCGACCATCACCTGCGACGCCCCGGCCGCGAGGGCGAGCGCCACGTCGCGGGGGTGCCGGACGCCGCCGTCGGCCCACACGTGCTTGCCGAGCCGGCGCGCCTCGGTGGCGCACTCCAGCACGGCGGAGAACTGCGGCCGCCCGACGGCGGTCATCATGCGGGTGGTGCACATCGCGCCCGGGCCGACGCCGACCTTGACGATGTCCGCGCCCGCGCTGATGAGGTCGCGCGTGCCCTCGGCGGTGACGACGTTGCCCGCGACGACGGGGACCCGCGGGTCGAGCGACCGGACGGCCTCGAGCGCGTCCAGCATCTTGCGCTGGTGCCCGTGCGCGGTGTCGACCACGAGCACGTCGACCTCGGCGTCGAGCAGCGCGGCGGCCTTGCCCTTGACGTCGCCGTTCACGCCGACGGCCGCGGCGACCCGCAGCCGGCCGCGGGCGTCGAGCGCGGGCGTGTAGACCGAGGACCGCAGCGCGCCGACCTGGGTGAGCACGCCGACCAGCCGCCCGTCCTGGACGACCGGCGTGAACTTGCGCCGCGACGCGTGCAGCTGCTCGAACGCCGCCTCGAGGCCCGCGGGGCCGCCGGACTCGACGACGGACAGGTCCACCGTGGTCGGCCGGGAGGTCATGACGTCGGCGACCTGGGTGAACCGGTCGACGCCCTCGCAGTCGGCGGGGGTGACGACGCCGACGGGCCGGTCGTCCACGACGACGACCGCCGCGCCGTGCGACCGCTTGCCGATCAGCGTCAGCGCGGTGTGCACGGTGTCCTGCGGGGAGACGACGACGGCGCTCTCCACCACGGTGTGCTTCGCCTTGACCGAGGCGACGACGTCCGCGACGACGTCGGCCGGGACGTCCTGGGGGAGCACCGCGATACCGCCGCGGCGGGCGACGGTCTCGGCCATGCGCCGGCCGGCGACGGCGGTCATGTTGGCGACGACCACGGGGATGGTCGTGCCGGTGCCGTCGGGCGCCGACAGGTCGACGTCGAAGCGGGACGCGACCTCGGAACGCGACGGGACGAGGAAGACGTCGCCGTACGTCAGGTCGGACGAGGGCTGGTGCCCGGGCAGGAAGCGCATAGGTGTGTTCCCCTTTCCGCCCGAGTCTACCCGGCGGCCCCCGGCCGCCCCGGGGCCGCCGGTTCCCTGCACTACTCCTTCACGGCACCAGCGCTCTGGTTCATGATCCGCCGCTGGAAGACGAAGAACAGCACGGCGACCGGGATGGTCATGATCGCCGCGGCCGCGAGCTTGAGCGGGTACTGGTTGCCCTGGGAGAGCTGCCCGGATGCGAGCTGCGCGACGCCCTTGGTCAGGGTGACGAGCTGCGGGTCCTGCGACGCGACGATGAAGTGCGCGAGCTCGTTCCACGACCCCTGGAACGAGAGGATCACCAGCGTGACGACCGCGGGCCGGGCCATGGGCAGCACCACGGACCAGAACACCCGGAACGTGCCGGCACCGTCGAGGCGGGCGGCCTCCTCGACGCTCCGGGGGATCGACTCGAAGAAGTTCTTCATGATGAAGATCCCGGCGGCGTCCGCGAGCAGCGGGACGATCAGCCCCGCGAACGAGTTGTAGATGCCGACCTGCTTGATGACGAGGAACTTCGGGATCAGCAGCACGACGTTCGGCACGGCCATGACGGCGACCAGCCCGGCGAACACCAGCCCGCGTCCGCGGAACCGCAGCCGCGCCAGGGCGTACCCCGCCAGCGAGTTGATGAACACCCGCCCGAGTGTCACCACGAGCGTGACGATCACGGAGTTCCGGAACCACAGCGGGAAGTCCGAGCGCAGGAACAGCCGCTCGTACGCTGCGGTCGACCAGGTCTGCGGGATGAGCGCGACCGCGTTCTGCGTGGCCTCGGCGTCGGTCTTGAACGACGTGGCGACCTGGATGAGGAACGGGTAGACGTACAGGATCGCGAGGACCACCAGCACGGCGTACGTGAACGACGTCGCGATCATCCGGCGGTTGCTGCGCCGGCCGCGCGGGGCCGTGCCGTGCGGCCGGGACGGCCGGGTCGGGGCAGGGGCGGTGACGGCGGTCATCGGGCACCTCCGGCGTCGCGGTTGAAGCGCTTGCGGCGCGGCACGGTGTCCCGCTCGCGCAGCACGATCCGCTGCACGACGGTCATCAGCACGATGATCGCGAACAGCACGAAGGCGATCGCGGCGCCGCGGCCCCACTCGTTGTTCAGGAAGGCCGCGCTGTAGGACAGGTACGCGGGCGTGACGGTGGTCTTGGCGGGACCGCCCTGGGTGCCGGTGTACACCTGGTCGAACACCTGCCAGGTGCCGATCAGCCC contains:
- a CDS encoding type II toxin-antitoxin system VapC family toxin, producing MRALADTHVLLWWLADDATLATVDERLAAHDDCTI
- a CDS encoding GuaB1 family IMP dehydrogenase-related protein, producing the protein MRFLPGHQPSSDLTYGDVFLVPSRSEVASRFDVDLSAPDGTGTTIPVVVANMTAVAGRRMAETVARRGGIAVLPQDVPADVVADVVASVKAKHTVVESAVVVSPQDTVHTALTLIGKRSHGAAVVVVDDRPVGVVTPADCEGVDRFTQVADVMTSRPTTVDLSVVESGGPAGLEAAFEQLHASRRKFTPVVQDGRLVGVLTQVGALRSSVYTPALDARGRLRVAAAVGVNGDVKGKAAALLDAEVDVLVVDTAHGHQRKMLDALEAVRSLDPRVPVVAGNVVTAEGTRDLISAGADIVKVGVGPGAMCTTRMMTAVGRPQFSAVLECATEARRLGKHVWADGGVRHPRDVALALAAGASQVMVGSWFAGTHESPGDLHADGDGRLYKESFGMASARAVAARTRGGSAFDRARKALYEEGISSSRMYLDADRPGVEDLLDRITSGVRSSCTYVGATSLEEFAERATVGIQSAAGYDEGRPLPDGW
- a CDS encoding carbohydrate ABC transporter permease — encoded protein: MTAVTAPAPTRPSRPHGTAPRGRRSNRRMIATSFTYAVLVVLAILYVYPFLIQVATSFKTDAEATQNAVALIPQTWSTAAYERLFLRSDFPLWFRNSVIVTLVVTLGRVFINSLAGYALARLRFRGRGLVFAGLVAVMAVPNVVLLIPKFLVIKQVGIYNSFAGLIVPLLADAAGIFIMKNFFESIPRSVEEAARLDGAGTFRVFWSVVLPMARPAVVTLVILSFQGSWNELAHFIVASQDPQLVTLTKGVAQLASGQLSQGNQYPLKLAAAAIMTIPVAVLFFVFQRRIMNQSAGAVKE